A genomic window from Anguilla rostrata isolate EN2019 chromosome 14, ASM1855537v3, whole genome shotgun sequence includes:
- the zgc:109965 gene encoding nicalin-1-like — translation MFKNARGALLLLLLSAPWWGVRPTDVPAVSYEFTAYRMQHYDLQQEKHGCRSTVVVGEGRWVDDVGLQRRCAIMRLPDFTADRYREALRQRAAAVLILLPGNISAVPQENMQSFMVSEWEALQEETLMPVYIAHEDEQLLFMYDQLKMAAAARGSSILVRVFSSMLLTSGFQITVSNTSPVKPITDTAIVTLEGVLPGAGVDPPTIIITAHYDSFGLAPWLSYGSDSNGSGVAVLLELARLFQRLYSDPRSHAPYHLLFSLTGGGKYNFLGTKRWIEENLDHAESSLLQDNVAFVLCLDTLANGDGLFLHVSRPPKPGTPQHTFIQELEQVVSSRFPWVKVGLVHKKINLGESAVAWEHERYSMRRIPGFTLSHLDDPRAEQRGSILDTISQTDIRKLKRNTVIVAESLARFMYNLSDKGTPKELQVFKGQMVMLQPSVCDEVEFLSSVPRATQLLDREPGPVLLVNSLEQQLNRYLKQVLRHTFRNAGGDPELTFFDQMNQPMMMYRVKPAAFDLFLGGCITVYIAVIYFAIQSFGHVYTKLTKMALRPKQQ, via the exons aTGTTTAAAAACGCCAGAggggcgctgctgctgctcctgctgagCGCCCCCTGGTGGGGGGTGCGCCCCACGGACGTCCCCGCCGTGTCCTACGAGTTCACTGCTTACAGGATGCAGCATTACGACCTCCAGCAGGAGAAACACG gtTGCCGTAGCACCGTGGTGGTGGGCGAGGGCCGCTGGGTGGACGACGTGGGCCTGCAGCGGCGCTGCGCGATCATGCGGCTGCCGGACTTCACCGCGGACCGCTACCGCGAGGCACTGCGCCAGAGAGCCGCGGCCGTCCTCATCCTGTTGCCTGGCAACATATCCGCCGTCCCCCAGGAGAACATGCAG agctTCATGGTCAGTGAATGGGAGGCGCTGCAGGAGGAGACGCTCATGCCCGTGTACATCGCCCATGAGGACGAGCAGCTCCTCTTCATGTACGACCagctcaaaatggccgccgctgCCCGGGGCTCCTCCATTCTGGTGCGAG TGTTCTCCAGCATGTTACTAACAAGTGGGTTCCAGATTACTGTGAGCAACACCTCTCCTGTCAAACCCATCACCGACACGGCCATCGTCACCCTGGAG GGAGTACTTCCTGGAGCGGGAGTGGACCCgcccaccatcatcatcacagcTCACTACGACTCGTTTGGCCTCGCCCCC TGGCTGTCGTACGGATCGGACTCCAACGGCAGCGGGGTGGCCGTCCTGCTCGAGCTGGCCCGCCTGTTCCAGCGCCTCTACAGCGACCCCCGCAGCCACGCCCC GTACCACCTGCTGTTCTCGCTGACCGGCGGGGGCAAGTACAACTTCCTGGGGACCAAGCGCTGGATTGAGGAGAATCTGGACCATGCCG AGTCCAGCCTCCTCCAGGACAACGTGGCGTTTGTGCTGTGTCTGGACACGCTGGCCAATGGGGACGGACTCTTCCTCCACGTGtcccgcccccccaaacccggCACCCCTCAGCACACCTTCAtccaggagctggagcag GTGGTCTCTTCCCGCTTCCCCTGGGTGAAGGTGGGACTGGTCCATAAGAAGATCAACCTGGGGGAGTCGGCGGTGGCGTGGGAGCACGAGCGCTACAGCATGCGACGGATCCCCGGCTTCACCCTCTCCCACCTGGACGACCCTCGGGCCGAGCAGAGGGGCTCCATCTTAGATACCAT ctcccaAACGGACATCAGGAAGCTGAAACGGAACACAGTCATCGTGGCTGAGTCCCTCGCTCGATTCATGTACAACCTCTCAGACAAG GGGACTCCGAAGGAGCTGCAGGTGTTTAAAGGCCAAATGGTaatgct GCAGCCGTCTGTATGCGATGAGGTTGAGTTCCTGTCCTCGGTTCCCCGGGCGACGCAGCTGCTGGACCGCGAACCAGGTCCGGTCCTCCTGGTGAACTCCCTGGAGCAGCAGCTCAACCGCTACCTGAAGCAGGTCCTGAGACACACCTTCCGCAACGCCGGTGG AGATCCAGAGCTCACCTTCTTTGACCAGATGAACCAGCCCATGATGATGTACAG GGTGAAACCGGCAGCGTTTGACCTCTTCCTGGGCGGCTGCATCACTGTGTACATCGCGGTCATTTACTTCGCCATTCAG AGTTTTGGACACGTGTACACCAAGCTCACCAAAATGGCTCTGAGGCCCAAGCAGCAGTGA